A genomic window from Treponema maltophilum ATCC 51939 includes:
- the nagA gene encoding N-acetylglucosamine-6-phosphate deacetylase, giving the protein MSVSICLHNGTLLTGFSQMESCAVLIEDGRIADVFSERRFLQKKFDPSVKIFDVEEAYIAPGFIDTHIHGFKGHGTDNCSVEAMVEMSKDLAQYGVTAFNPTLYPAGEADMIRSIKEIVKAMGKESGAQIMGIHMEGPFISPDKLGVQRPETVRAVDMDLMNRFWEASKGHIVNMTVAPELKGMRYLALYGLKHGIVMQAGHTNAEYQNMVEGMQAGILHSTHLFNAMSQLHHRNPGAVGAVLIHPEMSCEVIADGVHVHPDLFKLLLKDKPLEKIVLITDGLTPTEQEGDNLTANGEKVVFEGGCFHRAADGVIAGSSLTMIRGVKNLVKFGFSVSDAVRAASSTPASVMHYNKKGMLIPGYDADVVVFDKQFNIIASILRGVFKKNLL; this is encoded by the coding sequence ATGTCTGTATCGATATGTTTACACAACGGAACGCTGCTGACCGGATTTTCCCAAATGGAAAGCTGCGCCGTTTTAATTGAAGACGGCAGGATCGCCGACGTATTTTCCGAGCGCCGCTTTTTGCAAAAAAAGTTCGACCCTTCGGTAAAGATTTTCGATGTTGAAGAAGCTTACATTGCTCCCGGTTTTATCGACACGCACATTCACGGCTTTAAAGGCCACGGCACGGACAATTGTTCGGTCGAAGCGATGGTTGAAATGTCAAAAGACTTGGCGCAATACGGCGTAACGGCCTTTAACCCCACGCTGTATCCGGCGGGTGAAGCCGACATGATACGCAGCATAAAAGAAATCGTAAAAGCCATGGGCAAAGAAAGCGGCGCGCAGATAATGGGCATCCATATGGAAGGCCCCTTTATTTCGCCCGACAAACTGGGCGTCCAAAGGCCCGAAACGGTACGTGCCGTAGATATGGATCTTATGAACCGCTTTTGGGAAGCGTCAAAGGGGCACATTGTGAACATGACCGTCGCGCCGGAACTCAAGGGCATGCGCTACCTTGCGCTGTACGGACTTAAACACGGCATCGTTATGCAAGCCGGCCACACAAACGCCGAGTATCAAAACATGGTTGAAGGCATGCAGGCGGGCATTTTGCATTCGACCCATTTGTTCAACGCAATGAGTCAGCTGCACCACCGCAACCCCGGAGCGGTCGGCGCCGTACTCATCCATCCGGAAATGTCCTGCGAAGTGATTGCCGACGGCGTTCACGTTCACCCGGACTTGTTCAAACTGCTTTTGAAAGACAAGCCGCTGGAAAAAATCGTTTTGATAACCGACGGACTGACGCCTACCGAGCAGGAAGGCGACAATCTGACGGCAAACGGCGAAAAGGTTGTGTTTGAAGGCGGCTGCTTCCACCGCGCGGCCGACGGCGTTATTGCCGGCTCGTCGCTGACGATGATCCGCGGCGTAAAGAATCTGGTTAAGTTCGGCTTTTCGGTTTCGGATGCCGTGCGCGCCGCATCTTCTACTCCGGCATCGGTTATGCACTACAACAAAAAGGGCATGCTCATCCCCGGCTACGATGCCGACGTCGTCGTGTTCGACAAACAGTTCAACATTATCGCATCGATACTGCGGGGTGTATTCAAAAAGAATTTGCTGTAA
- the nagB gene encoding glucosamine-6-phosphate deaminase, translated as MRVIIRNDYNQCSEWAANHIAKAIVDFEPTAKKPFVLGLPTGSSPLGTYQKLIELNKAGKVSFEHVVTFNMDEYVGLPEDHPQSYYYFMWENFFKHINIKKENVHILNGMARDLQAECAAYEKAIEDAGGIRLFLGGVGVDGHLAFNEPGSSLGSRTRVKSLTRDTMIVNSRFFGGDINQVPATALTVGVATVTSAAEVLVLITGHNKARALAHAVERGISQMWTISVLQMHPKALIICDEDATDELKVGTVKYFKDIESGNMNNSF; from the coding sequence ATGAGAGTTATTATACGCAATGATTACAACCAATGTTCGGAATGGGCGGCAAACCATATCGCAAAGGCGATTGTCGATTTTGAGCCGACGGCGAAAAAGCCCTTTGTGCTCGGGCTTCCCACCGGCAGTTCTCCGCTGGGAACGTACCAAAAGCTTATCGAATTGAACAAGGCGGGCAAGGTGAGCTTTGAACACGTCGTAACCTTCAATATGGACGAATACGTCGGTTTGCCCGAAGACCATCCGCAAAGCTATTATTATTTTATGTGGGAAAACTTCTTTAAGCACATAAACATCAAAAAAGAAAACGTACATATTCTGAACGGAATGGCGCGCGATCTGCAAGCCGAATGCGCCGCCTACGAAAAGGCGATTGAAGATGCCGGCGGCATCAGGCTGTTTTTAGGCGGCGTCGGCGTCGACGGACACCTTGCTTTTAACGAACCCGGCTCGTCTTTAGGTTCGCGCACGCGCGTAAAATCCTTAACGCGCGACACGATGATTGTCAATTCGCGGTTTTTCGGCGGCGACATAAATCAAGTGCCCGCAACCGCGCTTACCGTCGGAGTGGCCACCGTTACCTCCGCAGCCGAAGTGCTCGTACTGATTACGGGACACAACAAGGCGCGCGCACTTGCCCACGCGGTCGAGCGCGGCATAAGTCAAATGTGGACAATCAGCGTTTTGCAAATGCACCCGAAAGCCCTCATCATCTGCGACGAAGACGCAACCGACGAACTTAAAGTGGGAACGGTAAAGTATTTTAAAGATATCGAATCGGGCAATATGAATAATTCGTTTTAA
- a CDS encoding FecR domain-containing protein yields the protein MKKTCLLVFFALLIIPAFTLDAVVVSVLGKAEVQTSKGWQPMMTGAKLTAGTLVSTGFKSQAVLSIGKSTVTVQPLSRLTIEQLTERADSDVSKIYLDAGSIKADIKAAENKRVGFTVKSPVATASVRGTSGTIDSFGTLESTSGVWMVAPASENDGTVVQGVAVAKGSIITVGSDGRVTPPQQANAQAATGANPVSVSPSVAEASASVTASPAAAAQSAAGTAGDARVRVPITVGWED from the coding sequence GTGAAAAAAACATGCCTTTTAGTATTCTTTGCTTTGCTCATTATTCCCGCTTTTACGCTCGATGCGGTTGTGGTTTCGGTTTTGGGAAAGGCCGAAGTGCAGACGTCAAAGGGTTGGCAGCCTATGATGACGGGTGCAAAATTGACTGCGGGAACCCTCGTTTCGACCGGGTTCAAATCGCAGGCGGTGCTTTCAATCGGCAAATCGACCGTTACCGTTCAGCCTTTAAGCCGCCTTACCATCGAACAACTGACCGAACGCGCCGATTCCGACGTGTCCAAAATATATCTTGATGCGGGCTCGATTAAGGCCGATATAAAAGCCGCCGAAAACAAACGGGTCGGCTTTACGGTAAAAAGCCCTGTTGCCACCGCTTCGGTTCGCGGCACATCGGGCACGATCGATTCGTTCGGCACTTTGGAAAGCACGAGCGGCGTATGGATGGTCGCGCCCGCTTCGGAAAATGACGGCACGGTTGTGCAGGGAGTCGCCGTCGCCAAGGGGTCGATCATTACCGTAGGTTCGGACGGAAGAGTGACGCCGCCTCAACAAGCCAACGCTCAGGCCGCGACGGGCGCAAATCCCGTTTCCGTTTCGCCTTCCGTTGCCGAAGCGAGTGCAAGTGTGACGGCCTCTCCCGCCGCCGCGGCGCAAAGTGCGGCAGGAACAGCCGGCGACGCCCGTGTGCGGGTTCCCATTACCGTCGGCTGGGAGGACTGA
- a CDS encoding CHASE2 domain-containing protein, whose product MKKQEKEHFFSIFRPEILICTAVVLLTAFGSVIGIFEKLELRMYDILVAVKPAVPKQKDILIAAIDDASIGEIGTFPWSRDILGDALIRMRELGAQTAVFDIEYVSPSQRGIDPVVENSLPERFGRSETQIASLIEDLSDAVARGDLPPAYAPETAKDLVESYVAPEFKDLQNAVVGKLSRDNDVYFANAIHFFGNTWLTINACDMGINIPDELNEYVRDNVLLKNVTAPAGLIAHENDLFLAQQQLTRKMTPALLVLMKQAQGAGFTNVVLDSDGTRRRIELLHESDGLYIPQLMLAPLLKMLQTDTLVRTKSSLVLKNALFPGEERPRDVSIPLDSNGRMLINWIPDAFRNSFKNESVLFLYDLDKKEQAIFSILQSLAGFRLGRGGAMLGYYDAANYLTASYADLQTAKRELLEDTENPSRTDPRYDDYFERRRTFFGECAELLDPMYEQEILSLLNELTTDENRAEIADIASSVTDKFSKLASYLKEYNNLFTELQSLYGGAICIIGHTASNSTDLGTTPFWGQYPNIGTHANVLNTILNENFITPIPWYVGFACCAFVLFIIVFFDRRISITALNIIGASGIVAVPLISFVLIQFGVYTPFVGSFLAVVLCYIGTSLYRFASAEKDKTFLRRAFSTYLSEKVVDEIVNDPSKLTLGGEEKKITALFTDIKSFSTLSEKVTPVQLVNILNEYLTDLSNIILNHQGTIDKYIGDAIVSFFGAPITVEDHAWQACVAAVRMKEAEVRLNKRMTEEGGLPMPLQTRIGINTGNMVVGNMGTDMKMNYTIMGNDVNLAARLEGVNKSYASWILASESTWDAANTGANAGTLLGRRLDRVRVIGIEQPVQLYNILGIKSEASADQVECVKVFHAGLDRYLQKDFEGAKKLFQTASRILPGDGPSEVFAARCTEFIKTGVPKNWSGVLTMTTK is encoded by the coding sequence ATGAAAAAGCAAGAAAAGGAACATTTTTTTTCAATTTTCAGACCTGAGATTTTAATCTGTACGGCGGTCGTTTTGCTGACCGCGTTCGGATCCGTAATCGGCATATTCGAAAAACTTGAACTGAGAATGTACGATATTCTTGTTGCCGTAAAACCCGCCGTTCCGAAACAAAAAGATATTTTAATCGCGGCTATCGACGACGCGTCCATCGGAGAAATCGGAACCTTTCCGTGGAGCCGCGATATTTTAGGCGATGCGTTGATCCGCATGCGAGAACTAGGCGCACAAACGGCCGTATTCGATATCGAATACGTATCACCGTCGCAGCGCGGCATCGATCCGGTCGTTGAAAACTCGCTGCCGGAACGCTTCGGCCGAAGCGAAACGCAAATCGCTTCGCTTATAGAAGACCTTTCCGATGCGGTTGCGCGCGGCGATCTTCCGCCGGCCTACGCTCCGGAAACGGCAAAGGATTTAGTCGAATCGTATGTCGCGCCCGAATTTAAAGACTTGCAAAACGCCGTAGTCGGAAAGCTTTCGCGCGACAACGATGTGTACTTTGCAAACGCGATTCACTTTTTCGGTAATACATGGCTTACGATAAACGCATGCGATATGGGCATAAACATTCCCGACGAATTGAACGAATACGTGCGCGACAATGTGCTTTTAAAAAACGTAACGGCGCCGGCGGGTCTTATTGCGCACGAAAACGATTTGTTTTTGGCGCAGCAGCAGCTTACCCGCAAGATGACGCCGGCATTGCTCGTACTTATGAAGCAGGCTCAGGGCGCGGGCTTTACGAACGTCGTTTTGGATTCCGACGGTACAAGGCGGCGCATAGAGCTTTTACACGAAAGCGACGGCCTGTATATTCCCCAGCTTATGCTGGCTCCGCTTTTAAAGATGCTGCAAACGGATACCCTCGTGCGCACAAAAAGTTCTCTCGTCTTAAAAAACGCGCTTTTTCCGGGAGAAGAAAGACCGCGCGACGTTTCGATCCCGCTCGATTCAAACGGACGAATGCTTATAAACTGGATCCCCGATGCGTTCCGCAACAGCTTTAAAAACGAATCGGTTTTGTTTTTATACGATTTGGACAAAAAAGAACAGGCGATTTTTTCGATTTTGCAAAGTCTTGCCGGCTTCCGTTTGGGGCGCGGCGGCGCCATGCTCGGTTATTACGACGCTGCGAATTATTTAACCGCTTCGTATGCCGACTTGCAGACGGCCAAGCGGGAACTGCTCGAAGATACCGAAAATCCTTCACGCACCGATCCGCGCTATGACGACTATTTTGAGCGCCGCCGAACCTTTTTCGGCGAATGCGCCGAACTGCTTGATCCGATGTACGAACAGGAAATTCTTTCACTTTTGAACGAATTGACCACGGACGAAAACCGCGCGGAAATCGCCGATATCGCCTCTTCGGTAACCGATAAATTTTCAAAACTCGCCTCCTATCTTAAAGAATACAACAACCTCTTTACCGAACTGCAATCGCTGTACGGCGGAGCAATCTGCATTATCGGGCACACGGCGAGCAATTCCACCGACTTGGGAACCACGCCGTTTTGGGGACAGTACCCGAACATCGGAACGCATGCGAATGTTTTAAATACGATTTTGAATGAGAATTTTATCACGCCGATTCCGTGGTACGTCGGTTTTGCATGCTGCGCCTTTGTGCTTTTTATTATCGTATTTTTCGACCGGCGCATAAGCATTACGGCCTTAAACATCATCGGCGCATCGGGAATCGTCGCCGTTCCGCTTATTTCCTTTGTGCTGATTCAATTCGGCGTGTATACGCCCTTTGTCGGTTCGTTTTTGGCGGTCGTTTTGTGCTACATAGGAACATCGCTATACCGGTTCGCTTCGGCCGAAAAAGATAAAACTTTTTTGCGCCGCGCGTTTTCGACTTATTTGTCCGAAAAAGTCGTAGACGAAATCGTAAACGATCCTTCAAAGCTGACGCTCGGCGGCGAAGAAAAAAAGATTACGGCGCTGTTTACCGACATAAAAAGTTTTTCGACGCTTTCGGAAAAAGTTACGCCGGTGCAGTTGGTCAATATCTTAAACGAATACCTGACCGATTTAAGCAATATCATTTTGAACCATCAGGGCACCATCGATAAATATATCGGCGATGCGATTGTTTCGTTTTTCGGCGCGCCGATTACCGTGGAAGACCACGCGTGGCAAGCCTGCGTTGCCGCCGTCCGCATGAAAGAAGCCGAAGTGCGGCTGAATAAACGGATGACCGAAGAAGGCGGACTTCCGATGCCGCTTCAAACGCGTATCGGCATAAACACCGGCAACATGGTCGTCGGCAACATGGGCACCGATATGAAGATGAACTATACGATTATGGGCAACGACGTGAACCTTGCCGCCCGGCTCGAAGGCGTAAACAAAAGTTATGCGTCGTGGATACTTGCATCCGAATCGACGTGGGATGCGGCGAATACGGGTGCAAATGCGGGGACCCTGCTCGGCCGCCGCCTGGATCGCGTACGCGTTATCGGCATCGAACAGCCCGTGCAGTTGTACAATATTTTAGGCATAAAATCGGAAGCAAGCGCCGACCAAGTCGAATGTGTAAAGGTCTTCCATGCGGGGCTTGACCGCTATCTGCAAAAAGACTTCGAAGGCGCCAAAAAGCTTTTTCAAACGGCATCGCGCATTCTTCCGGGCGACGGGCCTTCCGAAGTGTTCGCCGCGCGCTGCACCGAATTTATCAAAACGGGCGTTCCCAAAAACTGGTCGGGCGTTTTAACCATGACGACAAAGTAG
- a CDS encoding MT-A70 family methyltransferase: MKIDIYNTENKYDIIYADPPWAYLWGKGETGGNFCPEKHYKTMEISEICALGDTIKKIRTKNCALFIWTTMPCLKDVFSVIEAWGFKYKTCAFTWIKTRKDGQPLAGMGSYTKANAELCLLAMRGHIKSVDKTVPQVLMHPRLGHSVKPDEIMRRIEKLFGDNTKRIELFARQQVDGWDCWGNEI, translated from the coding sequence ATGAAAATTGATATTTACAATACAGAAAATAAATATGATATTATCTACGCTGACCCACCTTGGGCCTACCTTTGGGGCAAAGGAGAAACTGGCGGAAATTTTTGTCCTGAAAAACATTATAAAACAATGGAAATTTCAGAGATTTGTGCACTTGGTGATACAATCAAGAAAATCCGTACGAAAAATTGTGCACTTTTTATTTGGACGACGATGCCGTGTCTAAAAGATGTTTTCTCAGTAATTGAAGCGTGGGGTTTTAAATACAAAACTTGTGCTTTTACTTGGATTAAAACCAGAAAAGATGGTCAGCCTTTAGCTGGCATGGGAAGTTATACTAAGGCAAATGCTGAGCTGTGTTTACTCGCAATGCGAGGGCATATTAAAAGCGTGGATAAAACCGTTCCACAAGTTTTAATGCATCCCCGTCTTGGTCATTCGGTTAAACCAGATGAAATAATGCGAAGAATAGAAAAATTATTTGGTGACAATACAAAAAGAATCGAGTTGTTTGCTCGTCAGCAAGTCGACGGCTGGGATTGTTGGGGAAATGAAATATGA
- a CDS encoding N-6 DNA methylase — MKRDYFQNSLFDELIEETPKIEKEIEISFNDNLLSKFKSYVLENYIDDVEKTGLSYTWAYICEFVLNYGENEDFLNIKNFGEMYEIGLAIQNKIQKKNKGQYYTPEDVASIMSEWFDSVDGENICDVACGTGKLILTYLDFIGEKNAKRLIQSGKLFLYDMDETALNICKTAILQKYGKNLGDKVHCFIGDFLSSKIKLPENCKVISNPPYAAIQQVGLDWKDTKVLNDSRELYSCFMEKIIQNCNSAVIITPYSFISGSKFYSLRMILNQCSGEIYSFDNVPGNIFCGRKHGIFNTNTSNSVRAAITVLRKNNCDGFRLTPLIRFKSTERKELLQCKMLESFLSPKRQKISRASPAFYKCFKELQPLYDRVMEKAEHHTLAELISKSGEYTLSTANTCRYFTSAFSGLINRNGLTVLHFNDKKKFDFAYCLINSSFAYWHWRLYDGGITYPVSLLLRMPVIYDSLTEDDHEFFKKTTQEMSTKASKFIIKKNNVGVQENIKYPREYRDKINQRFLKILNLNVDNSTMDLIHSNMALKVSV, encoded by the coding sequence ATGAAACGAGATTATTTTCAGAACAGCCTTTTTGATGAACTTATTGAGGAAACTCCAAAAATAGAAAAAGAAATAGAAATCTCTTTTAATGATAATTTGTTGTCAAAATTTAAGTCATACGTGCTAGAAAACTATATAGACGATGTAGAAAAGACTGGACTTTCATATACTTGGGCTTATATTTGCGAATTTGTTTTGAATTATGGTGAAAACGAAGATTTTTTAAATATAAAAAACTTTGGAGAGATGTACGAAATTGGCCTTGCAATTCAAAATAAAATTCAGAAAAAGAATAAGGGGCAATATTATACTCCTGAAGATGTTGCAAGCATAATGAGCGAATGGTTTGATTCCGTTGACGGCGAAAATATTTGTGATGTAGCTTGTGGAACCGGAAAACTTATTCTAACTTATTTGGATTTTATTGGGGAAAAAAATGCAAAAAGACTTATTCAAAGTGGCAAATTATTTTTATATGATATGGATGAAACCGCTTTAAATATTTGCAAAACGGCAATTCTTCAAAAATATGGGAAAAACTTAGGTGATAAAGTTCATTGCTTTATCGGAGATTTTCTTTCTTCAAAAATAAAACTCCCTGAAAATTGCAAAGTCATTTCAAATCCCCCGTATGCGGCAATTCAACAAGTTGGCTTGGATTGGAAAGATACAAAGGTTTTGAACGATTCGAGAGAATTGTACTCTTGCTTCATGGAGAAAATTATACAGAATTGTAATTCTGCCGTAATTATCACTCCCTATAGTTTTATTTCAGGAAGTAAGTTTTATTCATTAAGAATGATTTTAAATCAGTGTTCTGGTGAAATTTATTCTTTTGACAATGTTCCAGGAAACATCTTTTGCGGACGAAAGCACGGAATTTTTAACACTAATACGAGTAATTCAGTCCGTGCCGCAATTACAGTACTACGGAAAAACAATTGTGATGGGTTTAGACTCACTCCGCTTATTCGTTTTAAATCTACAGAACGAAAAGAACTTTTGCAATGTAAAATGCTTGAAAGTTTTTTATCGCCGAAACGACAAAAAATCTCTCGAGCTTCACCGGCGTTTTATAAATGTTTTAAGGAATTACAACCATTGTATGACCGAGTAATGGAGAAAGCAGAACATCATACGCTTGCTGAACTAATATCAAAAAGCGGTGAATATACACTTTCTACTGCGAACACTTGCCGTTACTTTACGAGTGCTTTTTCGGGTTTGATAAATAGAAATGGTTTAACAGTTTTACATTTTAACGATAAGAAAAAATTTGATTTTGCATATTGTCTTATAAATTCTTCGTTTGCTTATTGGCACTGGCGACTTTATGATGGCGGTATTACTTACCCTGTCAGTTTGCTTTTAAGAATGCCTGTTATATATGATTCTTTGACTGAAGACGACCATGAATTTTTTAAAAAAACGACACAAGAAATGTCTACTAAAGCAAGCAAATTTATCATTAAAAAGAATAATGTTGGTGTTCAAGAAAATATAAAATATCCTCGTGAATATAGAGATAAGATAAATCAACGATTTTTGAAAATTCTAAATCTGAATGTTGATAATTCAACAATGGATTTGATTCATTCAAATATGGCATTAAAGGTAAGTGTATGA
- a CDS encoding S41 family peptidase — translation MKNLKNAAPVRFLLTAVFTLCLALCILNIPSVFAQTSASSAQKDSQTRQYMELLNSVYTFVLENYVDETDPKVLYEGALKGMMDAFQDPYTAYLGSAQMRDLNDTTTGGFGGVGLSITKPAESSAEKPAYVEVVSPIEDTPGWKAGIQAGDLILSIDGTSTADITMEEVLKILRGPKDTSVNLIIRRGKTSEFPVTLVRAIIEVPTVKYGMINNGKQKTGYIRIIEFTPKTPSRVQEALNSFKEASFDSLIIDLRNNPGGLITSVVEVADKFIDSGIIVSTKSRLTFENSVYRATAKATVLPKGIPLVVLINKGSASASEILAGALKDDHLAYLVGERTYGKGSVQQVVPLPNSDGIKLTMARYYTPSDSNIDKIGIPPDKEVLLPVLSESEEKAYANLVTDGTIAKYAESHPNMSEKEIAAYAKELQKSYNLELRLLRRLIKLEVNRKKPADLYDLDYDLQLQAALETLKLPNFNALVKSAKTIKELQADAASESAQAAKK, via the coding sequence ATGAAAAATCTTAAAAACGCCGCGCCGGTTCGGTTTTTGCTGACCGCGGTTTTTACCCTTTGTCTTGCCCTTTGCATATTAAACATCCCTTCGGTCTTTGCCCAAACTTCCGCTTCAAGCGCACAAAAAGACAGTCAAACCCGTCAATACATGGAACTGCTCAACAGCGTGTACACCTTTGTATTGGAAAACTACGTAGACGAAACGGATCCCAAGGTGCTGTACGAAGGCGCCTTAAAAGGCATGATGGACGCGTTTCAGGACCCGTACACCGCGTATTTGGGTTCCGCACAAATGCGCGATTTAAACGACACGACAACCGGCGGTTTCGGCGGCGTGGGATTGTCGATTACAAAGCCGGCCGAATCGAGTGCGGAAAAGCCCGCTTATGTGGAAGTCGTTTCGCCGATAGAAGATACGCCCGGTTGGAAAGCGGGCATACAAGCGGGCGATTTGATTTTAAGCATAGACGGAACATCGACCGCCGACATCACAATGGAAGAAGTGCTTAAAATTCTGCGCGGCCCGAAAGACACGAGCGTCAATTTGATAATCCGGCGCGGAAAAACAAGCGAGTTTCCCGTTACGCTCGTGCGCGCGATTATCGAAGTTCCCACCGTCAAATACGGCATGATCAACAACGGCAAACAAAAAACGGGCTATATCCGCATCATAGAATTTACGCCGAAAACCCCGAGCCGCGTACAGGAAGCGCTGAACTCGTTTAAAGAAGCTTCGTTCGATTCGCTGATTATCGATTTGCGCAATAATCCCGGCGGCCTTATAACGAGCGTTGTCGAAGTCGCCGACAAATTTATCGATTCGGGAATTATCGTAAGTACGAAAAGCCGGCTTACGTTCGAAAATTCCGTGTACCGCGCAACGGCTAAAGCGACGGTTTTACCCAAGGGAATTCCGCTCGTCGTGTTAATCAACAAGGGCTCGGCGAGCGCTTCGGAAATTTTGGCCGGAGCTTTAAAAGACGATCACTTGGCCTACCTTGTGGGCGAACGTACATACGGCAAGGGTTCGGTACAGCAAGTGGTTCCCCTGCCCAACTCCGACGGCATAAAATTGACTATGGCGCGCTATTATACGCCTTCGGATTCAAACATCGACAAAATCGGTATTCCGCCGGACAAAGAAGTGCTTTTGCCGGTTTTATCCGAAAGCGAAGAAAAAGCCTACGCGAATCTGGTTACGGACGGCACGATTGCAAAATACGCGGAATCTCATCCGAACATGAGCGAAAAAGAGATAGCCGCTTATGCAAAAGAATTGCAAAAAAGCTATAATTTGGAACTGCGTCTTTTGCGCCGCCTTATAAAGCTCGAAGTAAACCGTAAAAAACCGGCCGACCTCTACGATTTGGATTACGACCTTCAGCTGCAAGCCGCGCTTGAAACGCTCAAATTGCCGAATTTCAACGCGTTGGTAAAGTCGGCAAAAACGATTAAAGAACTGCAAGCGGACGCGGCTTCCGAAAGCGCTCAGGCGGCAAAAAAATAG
- a CDS encoding RsmE family RNA methyltransferase gives MSRVLRLQSGTPIDVRLSDGRFVSMLFCADKTEPFLAAADTTAAKTTAQNGATTPNAAAALSPADEESGVETQGAAAFGPELWLFQFVPKAQKIDLIVRQAAECGVSRIVPVKGEYSPPSQGRTERWQRIIREARQQSGSPTATLIREPLGAHEAAALWRGQSAPLRSAAFMLCEKPEGNGSSCSLFSRIGEAVQKAGGPLQRIALAVGCEGGISPDERILFEQSGFMPIHFKTNILRTETAALYGLAAVQSAVTEYEEWKLNE, from the coding sequence TTGTCCCGCGTTTTGCGCCTTCAAAGCGGTACGCCGATCGATGTACGTTTAAGCGACGGACGCTTCGTTTCGATGCTGTTTTGCGCGGACAAAACCGAACCGTTTTTAGCGGCCGCCGATACAACGGCGGCAAAAACAACAGCACAAAACGGCGCAACAACCCCAAACGCGGCGGCGGCATTAAGTCCCGCCGATGAGGAAAGCGGAGTTGAAACACAGGGCGCCGCAGCTTTCGGGCCCGAACTGTGGCTTTTTCAGTTTGTACCGAAAGCGCAAAAAATCGATTTGATTGTGCGTCAGGCGGCAGAATGCGGCGTAAGCCGTATCGTTCCCGTAAAGGGGGAATATTCGCCGCCTTCGCAGGGCAGAACGGAGCGCTGGCAGCGCATTATCCGCGAAGCGCGCCAGCAAAGCGGTTCGCCGACCGCGACACTTATACGGGAGCCGCTCGGTGCGCACGAAGCCGCCGCTTTATGGCGCGGACAATCCGCCCCGCTTCGAAGCGCGGCCTTTATGCTGTGCGAAAAACCGGAGGGAAACGGCTCGTCTTGCAGCCTGTTTTCGCGCATCGGTGAAGCCGTACAAAAGGCCGGAGGGCCTTTGCAGCGCATAGCGCTTGCCGTCGGCTGCGAAGGCGGTATAAGCCCCGACGAAAGAATTCTGTTCGAACAAAGCGGTTTTATGCCGATACATTTTAAAACGAATATATTGCGCACTGAAACGGCGGCGCTGTACGGACTTGCCGCCGTGCAAAGCGCCGTTACGGAGTATGAAGAATGGAAGTTGAACGAATAA
- a CDS encoding WecB/TagA/CpsF family glycosyltransferase: MEVERIRVAGVPVDVIHPEQLEKVLFELLATSGTKQIVFLSVWNLLKARRNPEYKLCLENASLVLPISKSIIRGAAFLKRTKPVRYNPFSAIISFFTILETRYKSLYLLGGHKNTLIESERNLKATFPGLHIVGRYTGYFPKDMEKDVLSAIFKANPSMVLLADGIPSGVTWSYARRNSFGSSIFVYYKDALSIFSKRKKRVSNETFDAGREIWAEIAANPLKIFLVFPYIWYILLLIKDRLSSEN; the protein is encoded by the coding sequence ATGGAAGTTGAACGAATAAGAGTTGCCGGCGTTCCGGTAGACGTTATCCACCCGGAACAGCTCGAAAAAGTTTTATTCGAGCTTTTGGCAACGTCGGGAACAAAACAAATCGTTTTTTTGTCCGTATGGAACCTTTTAAAAGCGCGGCGGAACCCCGAATACAAATTATGCTTGGAAAACGCATCGCTGGTTTTGCCCATATCAAAAAGTATCATACGGGGTGCCGCTTTTTTAAAAAGAACAAAGCCCGTGCGCTACAATCCTTTTTCGGCGATTATTTCTTTTTTTACGATTTTGGAAACGCGCTATAAGTCCCTGTATCTTTTGGGCGGTCATAAAAACACGCTCATCGAATCGGAACGCAACCTCAAGGCGACCTTTCCCGGCTTGCACATTGTCGGCCGCTACACCGGCTATTTTCCGAAAGATATGGAAAAAGACGTACTTTCGGCCATATTCAAAGCAAACCCGTCCATGGTGTTGCTTGCCGACGGCATTCCGTCCGGAGTTACCTGGTCGTACGCGCGGCGCAACAGCTTCGGTTCGAGCATCTTTGTGTATTATAAGGACGCCTTATCGATTTTTTCCAAACGGAAAAAACGCGTGTCGAACGAAACATTCGATGCGGGGCGCGAAATCTGGGCGGAAATCGCCGCCAACCCTTTAAAGATTTTCCTTGTTTTTCCGTACATATGGTATATACTGTTATTGATAAAGGACAGGTTGTCTTCCGAAAACTGA